The Bacteroidales bacterium region AAGTCTTGACTTACTTTCTTAAAATGATAGCAATTGCTTACCTCCAATTTTTTCACAGAAATTTTCGTTCCTGTTATAACATTTCTATTTTTATATACTTTAAAACTAATGTAGTATGAGTGTATCCAAGGCAAAAGCAAGTGAGCTGTTTCGGAACAATTGCAGTACTGACCCAACGGAAGTTAAGCCATTCGGCGCCGGCAGGTTTTCCGAGACCTTCTACATTCAGGATGAAAAGGAGGGCGAATACATCATGCGGATAGCCCCTTCGGATTCGCTGCTGCAATTGTTCTACGAATACAGAATGATGCGCCAGGAGCCTGAAATCCATGAACGTCTGCTTAACGAGACCACCGTTCCTGTACCTCGAATTATTGCTTACGATTTCAGCCGGACCCTTATTGACAGGGATTATCTGATCATGAACAATCTGCCGGGAAAGCCCCTGAGTGAAGCTTCTCTTTCCAACGAAGCGTTTATCAAAGCATTTAAACAATGGGGCGAATATGTCAGGCAGATCCACTCGCTCACCGAACCCGAAAATCGTTTTGGTTATGTGGGTTCCCACCATCCAATGGAACCGCAGGATACCTGGAAGGAAGCTTTCCGCATCATGTACCGGAAATTGCTGGATGATATCCGTCAGCAAGGGATTTACGATACCGAAACCTATGATATGGCATACCAGCTGCTCGAAGATAATCTGGAAATATTCGACCACTGCCGAACTTCCCGCCTCTGCCACGGCGACCTGTGGGTGACCAACCTGCTGGTAGACGAAAGCGGACAGGTAACCGGTCTCATTGACTTTGACCGCGCCTGCTGGGGCGATATTGAATGGGACCTGGCCATAGCCGAATATTGCGGT contains the following coding sequences:
- a CDS encoding aminoglycoside phosphotransferase family protein, which encodes MSVSKAKASELFRNNCSTDPTEVKPFGAGRFSETFYIQDEKEGEYIMRIAPSDSLLQLFYEYRMMRQEPEIHERLLNETTVPVPRIIAYDFSRTLIDRDYLIMNNLPGKPLSEASLSNEAFIKAFKQWGEYVRQIHSLTEPENRFGYVGSHHPMEPQDTWKEAFRIMYRKLLDDIRQQGIYDTETYDMAYQLLEDNLEIFDHCRTSRLCHGDLWVTNLLVDESGQVTGLIDFDRACWGDIEWDLAIAEYCGVTRPPFWEGYGERINTHTGDANIRRMFYLLYEHQKYIIIALSSRRNDPQGAQRYARESLEIMQQFKRSGDIIL